GCCGCCTGCGGCAATCCATTATTCAAATCAGACACCAAGTTCGATTCCGGATCGGGCTGGCCAAGTTTTTTCGAACCCTACTCCAAAGACTCTGTAGTACTCAAAATGGACAAATCCTTTGGAATGGTGCGCACTGAAGTGGAATGTGCCCGATGCGGTGGACATCTGGGGCATGTCTTTCATGATGGCCCACAGCCCACAGGAGAGCGCTACTGTATGAATAGCATCTCCCTCAACTTCAAAGCGGAGGAATAATGGCTTATCTACATCGTAAGAAGGGCTTGCCCCCTTCTTGCGGCAGAGAATAAAAATCACCCCACTCAAGTTCCAGAATAAATCAAAATCGACATATTTGCCTGTTCAAACTGTATGAAAAGGCATGTATAATGTAGTCGTAATTGGGGGAGGCATCGTTGGCCTGGCATCTGCCCTCAAAATCAAAGAAAGCAATCCCAAACTGCGTGTAGCCGTAGTGGAAAAAGAAAAAGGGCTGGCTACCCACCAAACGGGACATAATAGTGGTGTGATCCACTCAGGACTATATTATAAGCCTGGCAGTCTGAAGGCCAAAAACTGTGTGGATGGTTATCACAAACTCATCAAGTTTTGCGACGAAGAAGAAATCCCCTACGAGCTCTGTGGCAAGATAGTAGTGGCCACCAACGAAGAGCAAATCACCACGCTCAACATGCTCTATGAGCGAGGCATCCAAAACGGCCTCACCGGGATGAAAAAACTCAATAAAGAGGAATTAAACGATTACGAACCTCATGTGAATGGCATAGAGGGTATTCATGTTCCTCAGACTGGAATCATAGACTACAAAGCCGTAGCAGCGAAGTATGCAGAAAAAATCCGGCATTTTGGTGGCGACATCTTTCCCGACAATAAAGTACTGGACATACAGGAAAACAAAGGCTTCATTCAGGTGATCACCCAGCATCAAACCCTGACAGCCCGACTGGTCATCAACTGCTCTGGCCTGTTTTCGGACAAAGTAGCTAAGCTAACAGGCGTACCTGTGAACTATCGGATCATTCCATTCCGGGGTGAGTACTTCAAACTTAAAAAGGAAAAAGAACACCTGGTGAAAAACCTCATCTACCCTGTACCGGACCCCAACTTCCCTTTTCTTGGGGTCCACTTTACCCGAATGATCGGTGGCGGCATTGAGGCTGGTCCAAATGCAGTGCTGGCCTACAGAAGAGAAGGTTACACCAAATCTGACATCAAC
This Marinoscillum sp. 108 DNA region includes the following protein-coding sequences:
- the msrB gene encoding peptide-methionine (R)-S-oxide reductase MsrB, yielding MSKPEKIDLTDADWSEKLTPEQYHVLREKGTERAFTGQLLNNKADGIYECAACGNPLFKSDTKFDSGSGWPSFFEPYSKDSVVLKMDKSFGMVRTEVECARCGGHLGHVFHDGPQPTGERYCMNSISLNFKAEE
- the lhgO gene encoding L-2-hydroxyglutarate oxidase → MYNVVVIGGGIVGLASALKIKESNPKLRVAVVEKEKGLATHQTGHNSGVIHSGLYYKPGSLKAKNCVDGYHKLIKFCDEEEIPYELCGKIVVATNEEQITTLNMLYERGIQNGLTGMKKLNKEELNDYEPHVNGIEGIHVPQTGIIDYKAVAAKYAEKIRHFGGDIFPDNKVLDIQENKGFIQVITQHQTLTARLVINCSGLFSDKVAKLTGVPVNYRIIPFRGEYFKLKKEKEHLVKNLIYPVPDPNFPFLGVHFTRMIGGGIEAGPNAVLAYRREGYTKSDINLGELAGTLGWKGFRKVAGKYWKTGLGEFYRSYSKSAFTKALQELLPEIQKNDLEPGGSGVRAQACDREGGLIDDFLILESDKVINVGNAPSPAATSSLAIGEHVAGLALKRFEKVTVEKS